Sequence from the Sphingobacteriaceae bacterium GW460-11-11-14-LB5 genome:
TGCAGGATTCTCAGCAGTACAGGCAAGTGAAGTAAATACAATCAAAAATGCTGCAATTGTTGCAGTTCAGGACAGTGCAGTAAAAACTCCGGTTAAACTGGAAGAGCTTCCTGCCCCAGTTACAACAGCATTAAAATCTGATGCTTATAAAGGATGGACCGCTACTGAAGCCTGGTCTGTTAAAGAAGGAACAAAGGAATACTATTTAATCAATGTTAAAAAAGAAGCAGAAACTGGTTCAGTTAAAATTGATAAAGACGGTAAGCCAGTACAATAAAACCCAAAATAATTACATCTACCTATTACAAGAAAGCCGGATTATGTCCGGCTTTTCTTATTTTTGTTACATGGCGAGAATCCTGATTTTAGAAGACGATACCACATTTGCTCAATTACTTGAAGGTTTTTTAACCAAAAACGGTCATGAAATCACCCTTGTAACCCAGGTAAAGCAATCATTTAAGCAAGTAGAAAACAATGAATTCGACTTACTTTTGATTGATTACCGTCTTCCGGATGGAACAGGTCTTGAAGTGCTTAGCCACATCCGTGATCTGGGTTTGTCTATACCCGCAATCGTAATGACCAGTTTTAATGATGTTAGAACTGCGGTCAGATCTATACAATTAGGTGCTTTTGATTACATTACCAAGCCGGTTAATCCGGATGAGTTATTAATGGTGATCAAAAATTCTTTAACTAAAAAGGATTTAAAGAGTGTTGAACCAAAAGAAACAAACAGTGATTTTATAAAAGGGAAAAGTGCAATTGCGGATAAACTGTATGAACACATCAATTTGGTAGCCCCAACTGATATGTCGGTAATTATACAGGGCGAAAGCGGTACAGGAAAAGAATTTGCTGCCAGAACCCTGCACCAGCAGAGCAAACGTGCCGATAAACCTTTTGTGGCCATAGATTGCGGAGCTTTATCGAAAGATTTAGCGGCCAGCGAATTATTCGGACATGTAAAAGGTGCTTTTACCGGTGCATTAAACGACAAAAAAGGACAGTTTGAGGCTGCAAACGGCGGAACTTTGTTTTTAGATGAAGTGGGCAACCTGAGCTACGAAGTACAGATTAAATTACTCCGGGCATTACAAGAAAGGGTAATCCAGCCTTTGGGCAGTACCAAACAGATTCCGGTAAATGTGCGCATTATTACGGCTACGAATGACGACCTGGCCAATAGCATGCAACAGGGAGAATTTAGAGAAGATTTATATCACCGGCTAAATGAGTTTAAAATCCAGCTTCCACCATTGAGAGATAGAGGCGGAGATTTGGAACTATTTATCAACCATTTTATACAGCTATCAAACCGCGATTTAGAACGGAACGTGAAAAGTGTTTCGAGTGAGGCCAAAGCACTTCTGCTGAGTTACGATTGGCCAGGAAATCTGAGAGAACTCAGCAATGTGATTAAACGCATGGTTTTATTGAGTCCTGGTGATGTTGCCCAAATTAATGCATTACCTGATGAAATGATGATATCTGTCCATCATCAATCCGCCCCAGGTAATTCATCCGACCTGAAAGCAGTGAATGAACAGAATGAAAAAGCTTTGATTACTGAAACCTTGATCAAAGTGAGGCATAACAAATCAAAAGCGGCCAAGATTTTAAACATCGACCGTAAAACGCTTTATGCTAAAATGGAGCGATATGGCATAGAATAATTACTCCGCACTGGCGTAATCCATCTCTTCCATGAAGGCAATTAAACTATCTAATTTTCTGATCTGTAATAAAACTTCAGACTTAATATTTTTAGTTAAGCCTTTTTCGGCAATTTCTATTTCCAGGAGCCGGAATGCATTTGCTAACGTTTTTGAACCCATCTGTGCTGTCCGTCCGGCCAGGCGATGAACCAATAACCTCGCCTGATCCGGATCATTATCGGTTAAATGTTTTTTCAGCAATGCAGCATCATCTATAGAATCCTGTTTAAAACGGTTCAATATTTTCTCCAACATTTGCTGGTCGCCAAAGGTCATTTTCTCAATGGAAGAAAAATCGACTTCTGGTTGTTCGGTTAAAATTTCGGCCCGGTCAAATATAGAAAGGATATCTACAGCCCTAAACGGTTTCATAATCAGCCCATCAAAACCTTCGCTTAAAACCATTTCGCGTTCTTCTGGTAAAACCTGTGCGGTAATGGCGTAAAATTTAATGTGAGCTGGGAGTTTCTTTTTTAATAAATGACAAAGTTCGAAACCCGTCATTTCTGGCATGCGCATATCAACCAATATATATTTTAAGTCCAGTTCAGGTTCTGCATGCAAGATATCGGCCACCTGGGTGAAACTTCTAAATGGGATTTTGTTTTTCTGAAAAATCATTCCACACAAATCGAGAATAAGTTTATCATCATCAATTGCCCAAACTGTGCCTGGATTTACAATGGCATAATGTTCTAAATCAAGGGTATCGCTTACACGTTCGGTGGTATTTTCATATTTCATGTAAATATTAAATGTAGTACCCATGCCCGGTTTACTTTTCACATAAATTCTTCCACCTTGTGTTTCGATCAAAGATTTAACGATAGGCAACCCCAAACCTGTTCCAGCCTGATTAATAATATATTTCTCTGGAGATTCGATCTGCTCAAATTCATTAAATATTTTAGGAATATCTTTTTCTTCGAAGCCAATTCCCGTATCTGTTATGGTAAAATGAAAGTGCAGGTCATCTCCTTGCTTTTTATATGAAACGGATAAGTTAATTTCACCTTTCAGGGTAAACTTTACAGCGTTGCCCAACAAATTAAATAAAATCTGCTTTAATCTAAATGCATCGCCCTTTACAAATTCAAGCTGGGCAAGATCAAGTTTTGCGTTTAATTGCAGCGATTTCTGTTCTGCGAGTGGCCGCATGACCGAAACTACCTCATCCAGGGCTTTTCTGATATTGAATACCTGGTTATTGAAACTAAATTCACCTGAAATAATCCGGTTATAATCTAATACCTCGTTCACGATCTGAAGTAAATGAATGGAAGATTGATAAATCGCATCCACATCTTTCTTATTCGGTACCTCCTGCTGGGTAATCAGCTCAGCATAGCCTAAAATAGATTGTAGCGGTGTCCTGATCTCGTGACTCATGTTCGACAAGAACCGTTGCTTCGCTTTACCATGGTATTCTGCTTCATCTTTAGCAAGCTCTAAGGCCCTTCTGTATCGGTTACTTTTTGTAATGTCAGCCAAAATTAAATACAGGAGAATAACTGTTAACAGAAAAAAGATAATAATAATGGTGGTGATCTGCGTAATCCCGTCATTAACCACTTCTTTGGCCTGTATACCATTTAAATCTACCTGGGCCACTGCTTCACCCTCCACCTCTCTTAAAATCTGCAGCATTTGGGCAGTTAAAGCATTACTGGCATTGGATAAATCCGCTTCACGTTTTAAAAATTTCTGGCTTTTCTGACGTTGCTCCAGTTCGATGTTTTTTAACGAACCGGTCATACTCTTCATGATGCTGTCTTCCGCCTTTGCATTTAAGGTATCGCGTTTTACTTTAAACTCTTCGTTAATAATTTTATATACCTCCGATTTTTTCTTTCCAAAAAGCTTGGTGAAAAAATTCCGCGATTTCTTCTCTTCTTCAGGCGCAACTGTCGTGGTAGAGGTGGTTGTTTCTGTTGTTAAAACCGCACTATCGGTTTGTCTTGCCCTTATCGCAACCAGTTCATTTAATTTCTGAACTTCATCAGAGAACGATTTGGTATTCACCAATGTTTCTCTCACCTTTAAATAATTGATAAATTGCTTATCCCGGTCGGTTAGCAGATTCTTGATCGACTTTATCCGTGCCAGCTGGGCAGAATCGCCCCTGTACAGTTTACGTAAGGTATCTAAACTGTTTCTTAACTTACGTGATTCTTTCAGAAAACTATAGGTACCTTGTTTATTGAATGCCTCATCCCTTTGCAACTGATCTAACCGGGCAATTTTGTGCGAGAGATCATTTACAATCCTTAAGCGGTCGTTCGGGGCCGAAATTTCTTCAACAGTATCCAGCATCCGTGTAAAAGCAAACTTGCTGATGCCCCATGCCATTAACAAAGCAAAACAGGCAAACAGGAAACCTATAATTACTTTACTTTTTATTGCCCGGAAGAAACGCTTTTGGATAACAGCAGCCATTTAATTCAGATTATGTATGATAAACCCTAATGATAACGGTTTAACCTGTAGAATTGATATGTATTTATCTTTTACAAATAACGTACCACAAGAAAAATTGATTAAAAAACTTTAATTTTAATCGCCTAAAAAAACAAACTATGAACCGTATCGACCGACTTTTCGGAATCTTAACCCTGCTTCAATCCCGAAAATACATTACTGCAGAAAAAATTGCGGAAAGATTTGATATGAGTATTCGTACAGTTTATCGCGATATCAAAGCATTGGGAGAACAGGGGATACCGGTAAGTTTTGAGCAACATAAAGGTTATTATCTGGTTCAGGGTTATTTCCTGCCACCAGTTTCTTTTAATATGGACGAAGCCAATGCGCTGCTATTGGTTGAAAGTTTAGTGAATGGATTTGCCGATAACTCGATCCGTACCCATTATTCTACAGCACTGACAAAAGTAAAAGCAGTATTAAAAACGGGTCAAAAAGAAAAGCTCGAAACCTTAAATCAACATATAAAACTGCAGATTCCGGAAAGGCTAAATTTTAACTTCGAATACCTGTCACTTATTCAGCATGCCATAGCCGAAAAACACCTGATCGAACTCGATTATAAAAACAATAAAGAAGAAGTGAGCAAAAGAGAAGTAGAGCCAATTGGCCTGATTTTTTATGCCTTTAGCTGGCATTTAATTGCCTGGTGCCATTACCGTAATGAATACCGTGATTTTAACCTCACCCGAATCATCTGCCTTAAAAACCTGGGCATTCCTTTCAAAAAAACGCAGCACATGCCACTGAGCGAATACATGCATCTGCTTCCTGTAAATTATTAAAAATAATATTTTTCACGCTGCCATAGGGTTGTCAGTGGGCTGTATTTTCTTTGTGTAAACAAACATCAAAATCATGAGTATAGCCGATTTATTACTAATGGATTTAAACACCGCAGAAAAAACAAAACAGAAAAATATGGACATTATTAAATTATTATTGAAAGAGTTGGAAGCCGAATTTAATACCACAAAAAAATTCCTGGCTATTGTACCGGTTGACAAATTCGACTGGGCACCACACGAAAAAAGCATGAAAATGAAATCGCTTGCAGTTCATATTGCCGATCTGCCGAGCTGGGTTTCACTGGCTTTAACTACTGATGGGCTGGATTTCGAAACAGCACCTTATGTAGAACAACCTGTCGAAAATGCCAATGACCTGGTTAAAATTCTGGAAGAAAATTATGCAAAAGGAAAAGCGGAATTAGAAAAAGCTACAGAAGAAAGCTTGAATGGACGTTGGGTATTGAGTATGGGCAAACAGGTACTGGCCGATTATTCTAAATATGAAACCATCCGTCATTCGCTTAGCCAAACATCTCATCACCGGGCTCAACTGGGTGTTTATTTAAGATTATTGGATATTCCAATCCCTGGAAGTTATGGGCCAAGTGCCGATGACCAGAATTTTTAGTTTGTTATCATTTTTTTGAATGGGCTGTTGACACCTGGTGCGTTTCAACAGCCCGTTTTGAAATGACGGTTGGATTACCTGGCAATCTTGATATTCCATCTCCACTTTGCTACTTTTAGCAATGAAAAAAATATTGGCAATCTCCGGGAGTACGAAAACGGTATCAACCAATGGGCTCTACATTAAGGCTATCTCCCGGCTTTTGGACGTTGACTTTGAGGTAACAAACTTTTCATCCATTGCAGATATTCCACATTTCAATCCTGATTTAGACCAGGAAAATCCGCCAAAGGCGATAGAAGACCTTCGCTTAGCCATTCAAAGGGCAGAAGGCATCATTATCTCAACCCCAGAATACGCGATGGGTTTACCGGGTTCGCTAAAAAACCTGCTCGATTGGACCGTAAGTTCAGCATCATTTTCCTGGAAACCTGTTTTAGCGCTCGTTGCCTCCACACAGGGCGAAAAAGCTTATCAATCGCTCATCGATATTTTAACCGTAATTGAAGCGAGGGTATCGCCCCAGTTGATTTCATTTGCAAAATCGAAGATCGACAATGAGGCGGCAATTACAGATAAAGAAACTTTAACCGCACTCAAAAGCACTGTTGATTCATTTGTTGCCAGCCTGGAGAATGGATAACACGATTTATTTCCGTAAAATTGCAGCATGAACAATAACTCTGCAACCCGTTTAAATAAATTCATCAGTGAAAGTGGATTATGTTCACGCCGTGAAGCAGACCGTTATATCGAAAAAGGCACCGTTTTCATCAACGGGAAAAGAGCTAAAGTAGGCGATCAGGTTTTTGCGGGCGATAAAGTGATGGTAAACGGCCATAATATCGAACCTAAAGAAGAAAGTAATTTCATCCTCTTGGCTTTTAACAAGCCTGTTGGCATTACCAGTACTACAGAAGGCAGCGTACGCGATAATATTGTTGATTATGTCAATCATAGCGAAAGGATATTTCCCATTGGCCGTTTGGATAAAGATTCCTCAGGTCTGATCTTCCTGACCAATAATGGCGATATCGTTAACAAAATTTTAAGGGCAGGAAATAAACATGAAAAGGAATACGTAGTTACCGTTAATAAACCCATCACCGAAGATTTCATTTTCGAGATGAGTAACGGTGTTCCCATCCTGGGGGTAAATACGCGTAAATGTAAGGTACGTCAGATTAGTACATTCGTATTTAATATTATCTTAATTCAGGGTTTAAACAGGCAGATCCGCAGAATGTGCGAGCATTTTGGTTATGAAGTGACCAAATTAGAGCGTACACGTATCATGAATATCAATTTAAAAGGCATTCCGACAGGAGAATTTAGGGAACTTACAGAAGAGGAGATGAAGAGTATCACCAAAAGTGTCGAAAATTCATCTTCTGAAGCTAAATCAAAGCCAAAAAGTGCTGCTAAGAAAAAAGCCAATGCCTGGGAAGAAATCCCTGAACTTAGGGAAGAACAGCCTAAAAAATCTTTTAAGGCAAAATCATCAGGCCAAAAATCTTCTGGCAAAAAACAGACTGGTCATTCAGGCTCAAAACCCACTGGTAAAAGTAACACCGGAAACAGAAACTCGAAACCTGCAAAAGGTAAGCCTGCAAGCAAGTCAAATACAAGAGGCAGAGGAAGATAAGCCAAGCAATTGTAAAATTCGGTCTTATCTAAGTGCCTTATACCTTGCACCTTTTTACCTTCTGCCTTTTTTAAGTACCTTTGCAACAAATGGTAACAGCAAAAAAAACCGATATCCGTGCATTAGATTTGCCTCAATTGCAACAACACCTGGTAGCAATGCAACAGCCTGCATTTAGGGCCAAGCAAATTTACCAGTGGCTTTGGGAAAAGTCGGCTACGAGTTTCGAGCAAATGAGTAATCTTTCTAAGGATCTTCGTAAAGCATTGGATGAAACCTTTGCTATTAATGCTGTTCAGGTCAACAATTCTCAATTCAGTAACGACCATACCATAAAAAATACTTTCAGGCTAGCCGACGGCAATATTGTAGAAGGGGTTTTAATTCCTCTCGAAGACCGCATGACGGCCTGTGTAAGCTCGCAAGTAGGTTGTAGTTTAACCTGTAAATTCTGTGCAACCGGCTACATGGATCGTAAGCGTAATTTAAATGCTGATGAGATTTATGATCAGGTAGTATTAATCGATAAGCAGGCTAAACAGAACTATAATAACCCCCTTACCAATATCGTGTATATGGGCATGGGCGAGCCGCTGTTGAATTATGCCAATGTATTGAAGTCTATTGAGCGTATTACTGCTCCAGATGGCTTAAACATGAGCTATAAGCGCATTACAGTTTCTACTGCTGGTATTGCTAAAATGATCAAGAAATTGGGCGACGATGGCGCAAAATTTAATCTGGCACTTTCGCTTCATGCGGCCGATGATAAAAAGCGTAATGAGATCATGCCTATCAATGAGGCCAACTCGTTAAAAGCGCTGGCAGATGCCCTTAAATACTATTTTGCCAAAACCAAAAATCCGGTAACTTACGAATACATCGTTTTTAATCATTTTAACGATGAAATTTCTGATGCCATGGATTTAGCTAAATTCTGCAAACATATCCCTTGCAAGGTAAACCTTATTGAATATAACCCGATTTCTTTCGCCGATTTCACCAATGCAGAAGGCGATAAGATCGATGCTTTTTCTAATTACTTAAAAAGTCAGGGAATCAATACCAATATCCGCCGTAGCCGTGGGAAAGATATTGATGCCGCTTGTGGCCAGTTAGCGGTAAAAGAAGAAGCCGCCAACGCATAATTTAATCTAGCTATTTAAGTAGTCCACTTCAACAAAGTACATCTTTTCAAATAAATATATTTTTTGGAGCGCAATTTCTGCACCATGTAGGCCGGGTTCTGTCCTGCTGTGCGCTGCAATCCTTTTGGATAGTTGTATTATCAACAATATAGCTTTAACCAAAAGGGATTTCCACTGCCATCAGGGCTATTCAAGCTGGGCTGGAGCTATAACAACAGAGAAGATGGCATATACTCAGCGGGGATCAGCGTAATCTGCGGGAACTAAATCCTTAACTTTCTTAACTGCTTAATGGTAATTAAGAGTAAAAAGTTTACAAAAGCTTATAAACCAAGAAAACCCTTTAACATTGCTGTTAAAGGGTTTCTTTTAAGATTTGGCACCGACCTACTCTCCCACGTGTTACCGCAGTACCATCGGCTCTGGTGGGCTTAACTTCTCTGTTCGGAATGGGAAGAGGTGGACACCACCGATATAGGCACCTAAATATTTTTATATCGATTTCAATATTTCAAATTATGCAGCCTTAAAACACATGGCCTTGTATATAACCAAGAAAACCCTTCAACATTACTGTTAAAGGGTTTCTTTTAAGATTTGGCACCGACCTACTCTCCCACGTGTTACCGCAGTACCATCGGCTCTGGTGGGCTTAACTTCTCTGTTCGGAATGGGAAGAGGTGGACACCACCGATATAGGCACCTAAATATTTTATTGAGGTAGAAGGTGGAGGGTTGTAGGGTATAAGGTTCACCCTTATGCCTATCTGCCTTTCGCCTTAAACCTTAAACATGATTGAAAGAAGTTATTATGAAGAACAAACAACAGTCTGTTTGCTTTGAAAGCTTCGGATGATTAGTACTACTCGACTGTGCTGTCGCCAGCTTTACATCTGTAGCCTATCAACGTAGTAGTCTGCTACGGTCCTATATGGAATTCTCATCTCGTGGCTAGTTTCGCACTTAGATGCTTTCAGCGCTTATCTATTCCCAGCGTAGCTACTCTGCAATGCCCCTGGCGGAACAACAGATTCACTAGAGGCTAGTCCAACCCGGTCCTCTCGTACTAAGGTCAGCCCCACTCAAAATTCCTACGCCCACAACAGATAGGGACCGAACTGTCTCGCGACGTTCTGAACCCAGCTCGCGTGCCACTTTAATCGGCGAACAGCCGAACCCTTGGGACCTTCTCCAGCCCCAGGATGTGACGAGCCGACATCGAGGTGCCAAACCTCCCCGTCGATATGAGCTCTTGGGGGAGATCAGCCTGTTATCCCCAGCGTACCTTTTATCCTTTGAGCGATGGCCCTTCCATGCAGAACCACCGGATCACTATATCCGTCTTTCGACCCTGATCGACTTGTCTGTCTCACAGTCAAGCAAGCTTATGCTATTGCACTCCGCGTACGGTTACCAAGCGTACTGAGCTTACCTTTGAAAGCCTCCGTTACCTTTTTGGAGGCGACCACCCCAGTCAAACTACCCATCAAACAATGTCTCCCGTAAGTACGGGATTAGACACCGAATACAGAAAGGGTGGTATTTCAACGTTGGCTCCACGACGCCTAGCGACGCCGCTTCAAAGCCTCCCACCTATCCTACACATCCTGTATCCAATGTCAATGTTAAATTGTAGTGAAGGTGCATGGGGTCTTTCCGTCCCGTTGCGGGTACCCGGCGTCTTCACCGGGACCACAATTTCACCGAGCTCATGGCTGAGACAGCGCCCAGATCGTTACACCATTCGTGCAGGTCGGAACTTACCCGACAAGGAATTTCGCTACCTTAGGACCGTTATAGTTACGGCCGCCGTTTACTGGGGCTTCGATTCAATGCTTCTCCTTGCGGATGACATCCCCTCTTAACCTTCCAGCACCGGGCAGGTGTCAGGCCTTATACCTCATCTTTCGATTTTGCAAAGCCATGTGTTTTTGTTAAACAGTCGCCTGGGCCTTTTCACTGCGGCTGACATTGCTGCCAGCGCCCCTTCTCCCGAAGTTACAGGGCCATTTTGCCGAGTTCCTTAGCCATGATTCACTCGAGCACCTTAGAATCCTCTTCCCGGATACCTGTGTCGGTTTGCGGTACGGGTTTTTATAACCTGAAGCTTAGCGGTTTTTCTTGGAAGTCTGATTACCTGCACTATCCACTCACCCGAAGGCTTGCGGTACTATCGACTTTCAGCTAGATCGGCGGATTTGCCTACCGTTCTAATACCTACTGTCTTTAACGATCTATTCCGTCAGATCGCGGCAGTGTCACTACTCCGTCCCCACATCGCAGTTATAAAAAGTACTGGAATATTAACCAGTTGTCCATCGAATTTCCCCTTCGGGTTCTCCTTAGGTCCCGACTGACCCTGATCCGATTAGCGTTGATCAGGAAACCTTATCCTTTCGGTGGGCGGGTTTCTCTCCCGCCTTATCGTTACTTATGCCTACATTTGCTTTTCTAGAAGCTCCAGCACCCATTACCAGGTACCTTCGCTGCCGCTAGAATGCTCCCCTACCGATATATTTCAATCCCATAGCTTCGGTGTACAGTTTAATGCCCGTTTATTATCCATGCCCGATCGCTCGACTAGTGAGCTGTTACGCACTCTTTAAATGAATGGCTGCTTCCAAGCCAACATCCTAGCTGTCTGTGCAATCGGACCTCGTTAGTTCAACTTAACTGTAACTTGGGGACCTTAGCTGATGGTCTGGGTTCTTTCCCTCTCGGCGCGTGACCTTAGCACCCCGCGCCTCACTGCAGATCATATTTCATAGCATTCGGAGTTTGTCTGGATTTGGTAGGATTTGACTCCCCCGCACCCAATCAGTAGCTCTACCTCTATGAAACTTAATATCCACGCTGTTCCTAAAAACATTTCGGGGAGTACGAGCTATTTCCCAGTTTGATTAGCCTTTCACCCCTACCCACAGATCATCCGGAAACTTTTCAACGTTTATCGGTTCGGTCCTCCAGTACGTGTTACCGCACCTTCAACCTGTCCATGGGTAGATCACAAGGTTTCGCGTCTACCCCCTCTGACTATACGCCCTATTCAGACTCGCTTTCGCTTCGGATCCGTGCCTGAAGCACTTAACCTTGCCAGAGAGGAGTAACTCGTAGGCTCATTATGCAAAAGGCACGCCGTCACGCAACTTGTACGCTCCGACCGCTTGTAAGTACACGGTTTCAGGTTCTATTTCACTCCCCTGTTCGGGGTTCTTTTCACCTTTCCCTCACGGTACTGGTTCACTATCGGTCTCTCAGGAGTATTTAGCCTTACCGGATGGTGCCGGCAGATTCCCACAAGGCGTCTCCGACCTCGCGGTACTCAGGATACTGCTAGGCTAGCATTCTATACGTGTACCGGGCTATCACCGTGTATCGCTGGGCTTCCCATCCCATTCCACTTCTGTTTGCTAATGCCACAACGCAGTCCTACAACCCCCACTTTGCCGTAACAAAGTAGGTTTGGGCTCTTTCCCTTTCGCTCGCCACTACTTAGGAAATCATTGTTATTTTCTCTTCCTCTGCTTACTTAGATGTTTCAGTTCGGCAGGTTTGCTCATTATATGTGACTAGTCTTCAACTAGCCGGGTTGCCCCATTCGGAAATCTTCGGATCAATTCCTATTTGCAAATACCCGAAGCTTATCGCAGCTTATCACGTCCTTCATCGCCTCTGAGAGCCAAGGCATCCCCCGTGTACTCTTTATTACTTTCTTCTACTCATACGCCTTTTGCGCCGTATGGTATGCTTTTTTGCTCTTGTTATGATGTCTCATACCGTTGTCTGGATTGCTCCTTCTTCCGGTGAGCACAAACACAACAGTCGCCTATTGTTGTTTGCTCTTCTTTTTTAACTTCTTCCAATATGTCAAAGAACTTTATTAAGGTTGAAGGTGGAGGGTATAAAGGTAGGGGGTTTCATTGTCCCCTAACTAAGCCTCGTTTCAGCCTTATTAGTAAAAACTGCGGTCTCGAACCGTTTCAGATGTTTTCTTTATTACATCCGTGCCCCATGGCGTTTCTTCTTAATCTTTATGTCAATGTATATTACCGATCCCGGTAACCTTTGTATTATGTGGTGGAGAATAACGGAGTCGAACCGTTGACCTCCTGCGTGCAAGGCAGGCGCTCTAGCCAGCTGAGCTAATCCCCCAGAGTGTCGTTAC
This genomic interval carries:
- a CDS encoding hybrid sensor histidine kinase/response regulator, which translates into the protein MAAVIQKRFFRAIKSKVIIGFLFACFALLMAWGISKFAFTRMLDTVEEISAPNDRLRIVNDLSHKIARLDQLQRDEAFNKQGTYSFLKESRKLRNSLDTLRKLYRGDSAQLARIKSIKNLLTDRDKQFINYLKVRETLVNTKSFSDEVQKLNELVAIRARQTDSAVLTTETTTSTTTVAPEEEKKSRNFFTKLFGKKKSEVYKIINEEFKVKRDTLNAKAEDSIMKSMTGSLKNIELEQRQKSQKFLKREADLSNASNALTAQMLQILREVEGEAVAQVDLNGIQAKEVVNDGITQITTIIIIFFLLTVILLYLILADITKSNRYRRALELAKDEAEYHGKAKQRFLSNMSHEIRTPLQSILGYAELITQQEVPNKKDVDAIYQSSIHLLQIVNEVLDYNRIISGEFSFNNQVFNIRKALDEVVSVMRPLAEQKSLQLNAKLDLAQLEFVKGDAFRLKQILFNLLGNAVKFTLKGEINLSVSYKKQGDDLHFHFTITDTGIGFEEKDIPKIFNEFEQIESPEKYIINQAGTGLGLPIVKSLIETQGGRIYVKSKPGMGTTFNIYMKYENTTERVSDTLDLEHYAIVNPGTVWAIDDDKLILDLCGMIFQKNKIPFRSFTQVADILHAEPELDLKYILVDMRMPEMTGFELCHLLKKKLPAHIKFYAITAQVLPEEREMVLSEGFDGLIMKPFRAVDILSIFDRAEILTEQPEVDFSSIEKMTFGDQQMLEKILNRFKQDSIDDAALLKKHLTDNDPDQARLLVHRLAGRTAQMGSKTLANAFRLLEIEIAEKGLTKNIKSEVLLQIRKLDSLIAFMEEMDYASAE
- a CDS encoding DNA-binding transcriptional regulator, with the translated sequence MNRIDRLFGILTLLQSRKYITAEKIAERFDMSIRTVYRDIKALGEQGIPVSFEQHKGYYLVQGYFLPPVSFNMDEANALLLVESLVNGFADNSIRTHYSTALTKVKAVLKTGQKEKLETLNQHIKLQIPERLNFNFEYLSLIQHAIAEKHLIELDYKNNKEEVSKREVEPIGLIFYAFSWHLIAWCHYRNEYRDFNLTRIICLKNLGIPFKKTQHMPLSEYMHLLPVNY
- a CDS encoding damage-inducible protein DinB; the encoded protein is MSIADLLLMDLNTAEKTKQKNMDIIKLLLKELEAEFNTTKKFLAIVPVDKFDWAPHEKSMKMKSLAVHIADLPSWVSLALTTDGLDFETAPYVEQPVENANDLVKILEENYAKGKAELEKATEESLNGRWVLSMGKQVLADYSKYETIRHSLSQTSHHRAQLGVYLRLLDIPIPGSYGPSADDQNF
- a CDS encoding sigma-54-dependent Fis family transcriptional regulator, whose amino-acid sequence is MARILILEDDTTFAQLLEGFLTKNGHEITLVTQVKQSFKQVENNEFDLLLIDYRLPDGTGLEVLSHIRDLGLSIPAIVMTSFNDVRTAVRSIQLGAFDYITKPVNPDELLMVIKNSLTKKDLKSVEPKETNSDFIKGKSAIADKLYEHINLVAPTDMSVIIQGESGTGKEFAARTLHQQSKRADKPFVAIDCGALSKDLAASELFGHVKGAFTGALNDKKGQFEAANGGTLFLDEVGNLSYEVQIKLLRALQERVIQPLGSTKQIPVNVRIITATNDDLANSMQQGEFREDLYHRLNEFKIQLPPLRDRGGDLELFINHFIQLSNRDLERNVKSVSSEAKALLLSYDWPGNLRELSNVIKRMVLLSPGDVAQINALPDEMMISVHHQSAPGNSSDLKAVNEQNEKALITETLIKVRHNKSKAAKILNIDRKTLYAKMERYGIE
- a CDS encoding 23S rRNA (adenine(2503)-C(2))-methyltransferase; this translates as MVTAKKTDIRALDLPQLQQHLVAMQQPAFRAKQIYQWLWEKSATSFEQMSNLSKDLRKALDETFAINAVQVNNSQFSNDHTIKNTFRLADGNIVEGVLIPLEDRMTACVSSQVGCSLTCKFCATGYMDRKRNLNADEIYDQVVLIDKQAKQNYNNPLTNIVYMGMGEPLLNYANVLKSIERITAPDGLNMSYKRITVSTAGIAKMIKKLGDDGAKFNLALSLHAADDKKRNEIMPINEANSLKALADALKYYFAKTKNPVTYEYIVFNHFNDEISDAMDLAKFCKHIPCKVNLIEYNPISFADFTNAEGDKIDAFSNYLKSQGINTNIRRSRGKDIDAACGQLAVKEEAANA
- a CDS encoding 23S rRNA pseudouridine synthase F (catalyzes the synthesis of pseudouridine from U-2604 in the 23S ribosomal RNA) — protein: MNNNSATRLNKFISESGLCSRREADRYIEKGTVFINGKRAKVGDQVFAGDKVMVNGHNIEPKEESNFILLAFNKPVGITSTTEGSVRDNIVDYVNHSERIFPIGRLDKDSSGLIFLTNNGDIVNKILRAGNKHEKEYVVTVNKPITEDFIFEMSNGVPILGVNTRKCKVRQISTFVFNIILIQGLNRQIRRMCEHFGYEVTKLERTRIMNINLKGIPTGEFRELTEEEMKSITKSVENSSSEAKSKPKSAAKKKANAWEEIPELREEQPKKSFKAKSSGQKSSGKKQTGHSGSKPTGKSNTGNRNSKPAKGKPASKSNTRGRGR